The sequence CTTATATGCTATCAGTCCGTCCTGAGTCacatccggttcgaaggaccaaaatGTTGAACCTCGGAATGGTTCTCCCTCTGCGGGTGGGTATCGAGTGGACTGTATGTGATTTCCTTGGTGTTCTTCCAATCGGATGGGGGTTGAAAGCTTGGATTTTTATTTACACAATACGACACCAGAGTTTATTTCACGACAACACTTTTATTTACTTTACACTAGACATTCTAACACTTTATTTCTAAGATTTACACTACACATTACAACATTTATTAActtattaatattattacaaATTATCGGTCCCTGACCGGCTATCGTAATGGCTAATTCTATTCTACAATAGGGGTGATTTCTATTCAATCAGTGCAATTTGAGATACTTCTACACTACTCGTCACTCTTTCTCTAGTTGACCATCATCGAGGGGATTGCGAATGGTAAAAGCTGGGTGTAGTACAAACacacgcctttttgactctgaactcaatgttaggagtccaggagagcttggaatcaagaattagtcccacatactttacctgatccgttacattgatttcagagtcaaaaagatgtaatgggcgaataccgttacggttacgtttttccgtgaaaagaacaatagatgttttattcggattaaccgaaaggccatattggcgacaccaactttcgactgcctgaagagcgttttgcatcaggtcgaataaagtattaatacacaaaccgactatcaatattagatagtcgtcagcaaatccataggtaggaaaaccgccattattgagtaatctcaatagcgtatctgcaacgaggttccacaaaagtggagataatactccccttgggggcagccacagacacttaatttcctaatcgctgcttgacgtaatgtcgagtagagatgtcggtttttaagcatctggtgaatccatttggtaattatattaggtagcccatgacatcgtgcggcttccaatattgcatcgaaagacacgttgtcaaaagcaccctcaatatctaagaacgcacccaagcatgattgcttttgggcaaatgctttttcgatgtcgtagacaaccttgtgtagaagagtcacggtggactttccagattagtaagcatgttgattaacatgaagaggcatgtttgccaaacagtcatcacgaatgtgatgatcgataatacgttctaagcatttcagaagaaatgaggtcagactgatgggtctaaaactcttcgcttcttcatacgaagcacgtcctccttttgggataaactttacagtgacatcccgccaggatatgggaatatacccagtagcaaaactgcatactaaaagttttttcaaaacatgtttgatatgctcaaaacccttctgaagaagaacgggatagatcccatcttcccctggagatttgtaaggagcaaaactattaagagcccattgaatcgattcagtagttatgattctacgagcctgagcccaagacccatgactacatgaaaagacatcaggaacatccgaagatgctaaatctacacatccagggaagtgtgtatcaaataagtgctctaacgcttcttcgtcagaagaagtgtagtcgccatttggcttgcgaatttcgccaacttggaaatccttggatctcgcaagaattttattcaatcgagtggcttcactcaaattggaaacatttgcacaaaggtttttccagccgaatcgttcagcagatcgtagagccttcttgtaagctttgcgagccaacttgaaagaatccgtccctgctgaatgacgtctgttccaactccttctacactgcttcctgagcttagccaaatcggaattccaccacggggttcctcttgaggttttcacagaacgcaaagggcaagcttcttcaaaagcttccacgatatgcaacgttgtagtatcaacggcatcatccaagtcggtaggagtttcaatggatggtagataTGCTGATATgcatgaaattttgtcgagagcaactctgtatagagatcccagttggttgaacggggatttctaaaacgcaaggtctgcgaagaaacattcaactgatcaaaatagatgtagcgatggtcagatatggattcctcatctgacacatgccaattcgtcaactcgtgactgattcgattggagcagagagttatgtctaatacttctgctctattagataccataaaggttgggcgattgcctatgttaagtaaaccaagttcggtactacttaagtattccatcaagctggagcctctcagattgatatccgagctaccccagatgatgtgatgagcattagcatcactaccgacaattagcggaaggccttttgacgtgcaataactgaccacttgtttgaaagcatccgtaggggatggttcatcatgtggtaaataaaccgaacaatagacgtatttcctgacgggggatccgccagttgcatcaattgtgacagcacatacatctctggttgttagttcagagataagtgtagcaacgatagcgtgttaacaagtacacatgcacgcggcattgatcgagagtttgccatttctttactgaaagcagcaaaaaccgggttcactaggttacctaggtaaaagctacccttgcgaaaatagggttcctgcaccaaagccacttgggatttgccattttgcataagtctacaaagattaatcgttgctgttcttttgtgctgaagattgatttgagctatcctaactgtagccattgtgaattacgataatacactccacaacttcaacatttatgtgaacagcaacgatgaaaccaagtcggtatcgtatcaagaacgtcaaagacgaaacacagagtacactgtgaaaaacgcatatagcgaatccatataggtgacaattagatgaaaaactaaataaaaacatactcataatcccacccttatttaacctcaagttgagattgaataagagtagccgattattccggagaagcaaaaagtcaactacgccatagctccttttagcgcagtaagggctcaatactgtgaagggtgccctggtgcttcacaggctccgttagcggttaggtcCTTTtcagacccccctaaccattcattcataggcacggtaagcataaagccgcatcacaccaagaattaggggtcacctgtatggtggacttttaccactggaacaggcaatccgcagcgttattcttagccagacaaccggctgccgacaccacacggctatctaggctgttcgtggggagaagttgacattgactttacgcgAAGACCACATTATCAAGAAGACTGGCAACACAGTCTGAAATCGGGCGACACTGTTAGCAGCGCTGTCGGTGAGCCGAGGTGGTACTATGTTTGTTTGTGTGAGTGAGTTGACACTGTATAGTCAGTTACACGTTCAATCAAAATATATGAAAACCACATTTAAATTATGCTTCGAAAAAACTCTCGAGAAGTACACTGAGATTAAacgtatttcaattttatgaaaTCAGCATGACTTTAAGCCGAATAATATTTGGagttttgtcttgaattgatgaaagtgccACACACTATGTTAATTTCTGTACGGACCTGTTGATTTCCTTCAGACTGTGAAGAGCAGACTGTGTTCACGATATGATTTGAAACAATTTACTCTTtagatttttcttatttttattggtaccttgaaaagatattttggttactagataaagattgtcgctgtcgtcgctgtccggaacatcttttgctggcgaggataggggagctaaatgtcaaagaagaaaaatccatacgatttgacaggtatgtaccacacatgtttcggacagcagaacaaagggaaccgaagcgacaatctttatctagtaactaaaatatcttttgtaccTTGCCTAAAAAGCCAAAAGTTCGAAAAGGTTATTATGCTATCCTAGACATAGTAGAAAATGAATCACCTACCTTGTGCGTGCTTCCagtggcacactaggagttaactttctgaaaccagtatggcgaaaggcatctaaggttcaaaATAAAGCACcttcaacaaaaaatatgtggtaggtattgcgctttttgcactttataagagttctgcgagattttttttctcacagtcatccttttctcacactcaatacactcaaaaaagtttgattttccgtgtataatatttgagtGTGAGTGcccaatctgaaaacaaatagacgtcaaatcatggcgggcatcgatttagtgtacacgcttacatgtgactaacgagtaatgggttataattgggtaaatttcagtaacaaaaatcgatcaacccgaaatgagagtgggtgtgagaaaaagaagcgggcaaatcacaatctacacataactcttcaaattggtgaaatcggcaatatagGTTGTGAACCATtctaccgattcgtttaacttttagttaaaatttgacaagtggaactttttttacgaaaaatgagtaagatttccGTCAAAAAAAAGAGATGTCAATAAGATACAATTTCTGTctgtctctgagtgatttgaaacgggcgtgtacaTAACTAATACcaaatagagtagagtggggtaagagtacgttttcgattttttgaagtaattaaaaaagacaaactagcagcactgcatcagtttgacaggtattctggccaactattatcatgtgtaattgtaaacgatttgaataaacaacaagggagatatggagttagataactttttggtaattttgctaaaaataattgggtttccgcaactagtatttctttaccatatatacgttcaatcaggtgaacattataccatttcgataacctattgtatagagtactttatggtacagaacaccaatccggttggttttccaagaagtcaaaaccattacttgaataatttttgggactgtggggtaaaagtacgcaggaacgggtggggcaagagtaagcatatgaatcttcaagttgtgatgtcaaacccgtatctccggccgaaataagacttcttccaaagcgtaaagatccacaactaagaaaaaagggacagaattcgaaattatcacaagtttttaggataagttgaagtaattcggtgttagaaaggatttagcgaacaaagcactgaagcgaaataatgaaatagtattaggacttgttgtacacgaaaacacaatttcatctaaatgataatttcatttaatcaaaagaaacattcataaactaCACAACGTTtggctgggaggggttgcgagatgtgtggagatccatataatttttagaggattcatacaaacagTGTAAGATAGAGGGGAGGGGttatgaaatagccaaattttacgttacgtgattggtggactttctttaaggaaaatgcctttgtatacgccacacgaaacctgatatatatttttacctctgtagttttttgtatatataaaaaaaacaatggtttttcgtatgaaagcgcacatttttaggacccctccccctttaagagttacgtaatctttaaacattccctaatgtATGCTCAccaaacatcaattaaatgttattaactcttatttgtgttaatatatacttaaagcacatgattggataaatgcgtactcttaccccacccgatgcgcacttttaccccaccggtggggtaagagtgcgttttccacttgtcttgcaataagggttctactaaaacgaatcttaataatttcaatatgttttccACGGGgcaacataaaggaagagtatatgaatcatcgacactgatttgatatgcagaagcttgcttcataagggccacatgatcgattgaaaactaagtgcgtactcttgccccactctactctacactgatttttctttgatttattctggatttttttaaacatgttgcgaagagtttggtggcaaattgaagtcacacgataaaaaatacgagcgaaaaaaaatcgtgtaaaaacaaaatcctgtgtagttTTACTTGAAAAGTTCCTAACTTTGAGataacccgcgttagatgttttCCCCATACAAATATCCGGTGgataactcatgctggctgtttgcacatatacgttagcgcctggatgctggcagcggcgagtaggaaaccagccattaccaaccaaccaataattTATTGAGAAAATTCAGATAATGGATAACAAAAATAGATGTTAATATATAGAAAGAACGGGAAATATTTAGAATGTTGGTTCACTAGCCGTGGTTATGTTACCTCGGAGCAAGCCAGAATTTAGACAGATTAATTTTCCtaggcaaaaaaaatcattttatcgCTTTTCAGTTTCTTATGCTTCAAAGGTTCCAATAGGTTCAAATTCGTTTTTTAATCACAACACTTTATTTCGAGACAAACTTATAAGAACGCATATAACACTCCAAAGAAATATGTTTAAAGCATATAAAACTAAGTAAACAACCTCAATTTTTAACTTACATCCAGATAGTTTTTTGTCTCTCTTTCTCACCTGATTGGTGTTAAGTACTaaggaactgcccatgcaaGACATACCAGTTCATACAAATAATAATTCAGAATTTCTtacttgtgttttttttctgaattgccACGAAAAACTCTTTTTGTTTCAAACTAAGTTTTACGAGAAATTTTTCTGCCTATACAAAACTGATTTGTGATTccgtgtgttttgttttgtgggtTGACAGCTATAATCCATTGCAAATAATAAAGGTGCGGGGTTTATCGACGTTTGCTTGTATTGGTAGACCATCAGCAAAATAAACATtaaagagaaattttgtaaccCGCTAACCAAGCGGCGAGcgggggtctgatgttttggttcTGTTTTCGTAGTTGAGATGCAGTCtcgtttcttctgcttgtcgtttatgaaactgtcagtgtggaacgcacctatctctttctttcccatgattctccttatggctgtcagtgcggaattttcaATGTTGGCTACGAAACGAATTGTGGTggaggtatacaagtgtcagtcccgtggCGGCGAGGGTTCGTGGTGCTGGTAGCCAGAAGCCAGAAGCTAGGCAATTATCTGAAGGGCATAATCGTGGATGGCCAATGTAAATTGATTGGTACTGGCGATTTACGAAAATAGTTTGCATACACGCTTCATGACAAAATTTTTGACATATTGCGAGAGAGATCGCAAGTATTGTATCTGTCAATGTCGAAGCAATTTAGAGTAGAACTCTACTCGTCCCTACTGTGGAAAAAATTTACCCTAAAAGTTATTTGTTGACAGTTAACTAACACTAGCAGGCATCGACTTCCTCCGCACCTTTATTAGAACTCATTTAATTCAGCTAGCTAAGATCACTACCACACAGATAACAAGCTACCACTTCAACTCAGAAGAGGCTCTGCCGGCAATGAAGTTGGCcgcttgtatggaaaaatgccagagctgccagtcttcttgataaagtggtcttcgctttacgtcaactctcaatgtggccgaacagcctgtaactcattttgcactcaccgtaTCAAAACAATGGCGACACTATACGCATATTTCACTATTCGTATGTATTTGACAGAACATATCTACGGTGGTcaatcggtcaagggtaagtacaaaaaaagtgagcgactTTTTTGTACGCgctttttttatgagaaaaagtattttggccataacttccaagcccattgtcTGTTCCggccaatgttcaataggaaacaatggggcagaatacttcgtcaaatgcaacctgttgcgaagaaataggtcaagggtaagtacaaaaaaagtaagcgagacttttttacgcgcttttttatgagaaaaagtattttggccataactcccaagcccatagtgcgatccggccaattttcaataggaaacaatggggcagaatacttcgtcaaatgcaacctgttgcgaagaaatcggtcaagggtaagtacaaaaaaagtgagcgagactgtattacgcgcttttttatgagaaaaagtattttggccataactcccaagcccatagtgcgatccggccaattttcaataggaaacaatggggcagaatactgcgtcaaatgcaacctgttgcgaagaaatcggtcaagggtaagtacaaaaaaagtgaacgagacttttttacgcgctttttatgagaaaaagtattttggccataactcccaagcctATTGTTCgaaccggccaattttcaataggaaacaatggggcagaatactgcgtcaaatgcaacctgttgctaagaaatcggtcaagagtaagtacaaaaaaagtgagcgagactttttgctcttttggtgcgcacatacacacacatacacacacacacacacacacacacacacacacacacacacacacacacacacacacacacacacacacacacacacacacacacacacacacacacagacatcacctcaattcgtcgagctgagtcgattggtatataacactatgggtctccgagccttctataaaaagtttgtttttggagtgaacatatagcctttacgtatacttagtatacgagaaaggccaaAATACGCAGGAATGCCTGAATGATTTCACTGATGAATTCCAGTGAGATATCATCAATGAATGCATAtaagaattcaagaaagaattacatAAGAAATTTCTGGCTGAATTCTCGAGAAGAatacttgaaagatttttttggaagaactcCTTAAAAAATCAAGACCCATATATTTccgttcaaataaaatactcttataggctccaccccagtaccccgaatcccggtaccccgaatgccattaccccgaaggccacttccccgaatgggacagtaccccgaaagtcaataccccgaatgggacactagcccgaaatccattaccccgaaaggcagTTACCCCGAAAAGATTTAGAATCTATTGTATTCTATTATTAtatgtttaacaccaacagatatcgatgaatcgccAGTTTTTGACCAACagttttctcgcttaacttttcaaaaggactcaAGCAAcactttttttcatgaattaatttgaataccgcaatcaatagctttcatgttgttctgttgattgcgctattcaaattaattcatgaaaaaatgctacctaggtccttttgaaaagattttttatcTAATGAGCTGTCATTATGACCTagaaaagtactattctacgaagTAGAGTAAAATATCCTTTTTTCCaacagaacgcgttttcccggtataaggcgaacagaggagatgatgccttcatTAAATGAACgagttttcccggtataagtcagacagaggagatgatgccttcatTAAATGAACGTGTTTGCCCGATATAAGTCATGCAAGGTAaatatgaacttttttttttaaataaacgcgtttgctcggtataaggcagacaggggagatgatgccttctttaaatgaacgtgtttgcccggtataagacagacagaggaggggatgccttctttaaatggacgtgtttgcccggtataaggcacacagaggaaataatgccttgtttaaatgaacgcatttgtccggtataaggcagacagaggagatgatgccttctttaaaaagacgcgtttgcccggtataaggtacacagaggagatgatgccatcttgaaatggacgcgtttgcccggtataaggcagacagaggagatgatgccttctttaaatggacgcatttgcccggtataaggcagacagaggagatgatgccgtctttaaatggacgggtttgcccggtataagacagacatgggagatgatgccttctttaaatggacgtgaTTGTATAAGGCaggatgccttctttaagtcaacgcaacttcccgaagacaaacaagatctcccCTTCTGTCACTCTCATACACAAACctccttactcactcacttcctctgtctcactaattattactcattcacccactctcattcattcacccactcttactcacttaaccactcttactcactcatccacttttactcactcatttactctgaatcattcgctctctctttctcgctcactcttactcgtttactcttactcgcacactcacacactcactcttactcactcacttaatcactcactcactcttactcacccattcaccccctcgtcgattttgagatttagaccacgcttcatcaagaatccgttgcttttactacagcgaccaaggaacaacttctacTTTATTGCCCTAGTAGCCATGCTGATGTGGACCGCAATTACCTTcaactctctgcattgtgcatgaaaacgtgctgcataatctccccctgtcattcaggaatcttgaagagtgccatacgaagtggaacgggatctTACGGAGTAATACTTAGTTCCATTTTGCAacagtttcagttccaattattgtttattcatatgaattatgaataaacttttattgagtaacattattttcattgaaatgaagtataaacttaaaataatgactaattcggggtactggatcattcggggtagtgtcccattaggggtaatggcattcggggtagtgactcattcggggttgtggcgttcggggtagtggccttcggggtaatggcattatgggtaatggaattatgggtagtgtcgtagagtcactcttatagcctattcagattacgagaCTAATGACATGATAAAAAGCATCTTGATGTAAAAGTTCACTCATcttgttttcattttatttctaaTTATCAATTATCACGTTCAATACCTCGGAAATGTTTGTAATATAAATAGGCAGCTCTATGAAAATATGGTCCACAACGGAGAATTAGCGACAATAAACCATTTATCGTGGCTTCTCGATGGGGGCTACCTATCCGAttatgtttttcgattttttttatatctttaagccgttgtaaatattttttataaaaattttgtCCTACTGCTCTCCGAAAGGTCAACTTCCCCCCCTTGGataataaaaatctaaaaactccTCGGGGaaggggagacataattgtttttaaatattttgaatcgGCCTTATTTACgaaactttcagccctaggctagtACGTCTCGATGcgataaacttgttttcatgACTTGTACTGATTTGAAGTGGTTTTGCCTCTCTTTCATCCTAAGAACACAACACAAAGCGTACGACCATCATAGGTACAGGTGAGTAGATATACATTATATATCGAACTCATAGGGTTCAATTTGAGcacattagaaaaaaaaaatgtccttcatatgatatttttgaaattatgttcAACCGACTAATTGCAAAAAAGTCCACAGCATTTTATTCATTCTTCCAATTTTCCAAAGTATTGATTCGTCTTATCCCAAGCAACTGAAAAAGTCTTCTAGAACTTTAGTAGCACGATCCTGGATGTCCAATTCGACTAGCTTGGAGCATCGTTCCATTCGATAGGTTACCAATTGTGTCTGATAAGACCGCATACTGTCCGCTACCCAAACACCAGCTGAAAATCCGTTAACATTCTGGAGGAACTGTTGAgtggaaaataattaaaaaattagCGAATAAGTGAATTGACGATAAAAAGATATTATGATCTCACGTCCGACAGGCATTGCGTAGAAATCCATTGGCCAGGGGCTGGGTTGTTCAAAACTTCCGCTGCCGGAGTATCGCAAACGTTCACCACCGCTAGATAATTCGTAGCGCTGGTTAGGATATTATTGAATTGCGCAGCAACATTCGAACCAATGTTGGTGAAACGAGTCTGTTCGGCAGCGACACAATCTTTCACGCGGTCGACAGTTAGTGGGCTAACACCTAGCCTAGCACCAAActtgtttttacaattttctAACTTTTTGGCGGTACATGATTCACATGTTGCAGTGTTGATGGAATCAGCGGTCGAAGACAGAATATCTGCGACCTGCTGAGCGCCTGATTTGACGGTAGAGAAAAGCTGACTGATGGAGTAATCCTGAATTGGTGCGGGGCTGTAGCTAATGGTGCTTTGAATATTGCTGATAGCGGAAGCAAAGACACTTAGATCGACACTGGTATAGTTCGATAGGCGGTTGTAGTACAAATTGTAAAGATCCACCATGGATTGTCCAAATTGGGTCCAAGCTGTCAGAATGGTCTGATCGGCCAAGTTGATTGTGTTGTTCACCTGTTGGATAGCTATGTCCAGGTTGGCGCTGGAAACACTGATGGAGTTCGACACGGTTGTCGTAAGGTCTTGTCCTTGGGTTCCGCTCACAAGACTAACGGCGCCTACGAAAATGACAAGGAATTTCATGGTTACTGGTTGTACTGTTGAATGATCCTGTTCCCAACGTCTACGGTTCAGATACTAATGATTAAGCTTAAATGGAAAACGCTTTTATAGAACGGTCGACACTAATTATGTGAATGGTAGTATTGTATCCATGAACAACTGTTTGACGCAataaatttatggaaatttctgCTGTTTTGAATATTACTTACTAACGACGTCCAAATATCAATGCAAAACAACGTAAATGGCAAATTTTGTTC comes from Armigeres subalbatus isolate Guangzhou_Male chromosome 2, GZ_Asu_2, whole genome shotgun sequence and encodes:
- the LOC134214245 gene encoding uncharacterized protein LOC134214245, with the translated sequence MVDLYNLYYNRLSNYTSVDLSVFASAISNIQSTISYSPAPIQDYSISQLFSTVKSGAQQVADILSSTADSINTATCESCTAKKLENCKNKFGARLGVSPLTVDRVKDCVAAEQTRFTNIGSNVAAQFNNILTSATNYLAVVNVCDTPAAEVLNNPAPGQWISTQCLSDFLQNVNGFSAGVWVADSMRSYQTQLVTYRMERCSKLVELDIQDRATKVLEDFFSCLG